A window from Lytechinus pictus isolate F3 Inbred chromosome 9, Lp3.0, whole genome shotgun sequence encodes these proteins:
- the LOC129267635 gene encoding beta-1,3-galactosyltransferase 5-like, translating into MRNRTGQTRLQSSLVLSEVLTSMSSYRSPKCCAKKFCAMVTLSIFLLVSSAWMFLKVVDQNPYGFGWLRTVHWTPGTLQVDSYGFPINPMDTCKEGITTIKLLVLVKSAPSHKSLRDAIRETYASGIKEYNVSARVLFVLGNTEDEQNRKAIGKEAELYGDILQVDFTDHYYNLTIKLVMSFEWVVNFCRDTEFVMSIDDDVMLDVVTLVQDLEALPMERQSDFFLGMPNTYPPNRKVFSKWYIPRELYPEDTYPVSPFGHGYVMSQDVVQKLYEASKEYPPIVPFDDVYCGMLLQRKHIDIVNRLNFYKELHPKRRSKDYMMLELSEGAMKRTWASMRFGTLFENPQNFTCTNSVLFWLILLLLLIIIIVKYLHHASIDHQITPS; encoded by the coding sequence atGAGAAACAGAACGGGTCAAACCAGACTCCAATCGTCGCTTGTTCTTTCCGAGGTTCTTACCAGCATGTCATCTTATAGATCGCCGAAATGTTGTGCGAAGAAATTCTGTGCAATGGTCACATTGTCCATTTTTCTTCTGGTCAGCTCTGCTTGGATGTTTCTAAAAGTCGTTGATCAGAATCCATATGGGTTTGGCTGGCTGAGGACCGTTCATTGGACACCAGGGACCCTACAAGTGGATTCCTATGGCTTTCCGATCAATCCGATGGATACGTGTAAGGAAGGGATTACCACGATCAAGCTGCTGGTTTTGGTGAAGTCCGCACCCTCTCATAAATCACTCAGGGATGCCATACGAGAGACCTATGCCAGTGGTATCAAGGAGTACAATGTGTCTGCAAGGGTGTTGTTTGTCCTAGGAAACACTGAGGATGAGCAGAACCGAAAAGCCATCGGGAAAGAAGCTGAACTGTACGGGGATATCTTACAAGTGGACTTTACCGACCATTACTATAACCTCACCATCAAACTCGTTATGAGCTTTGAATGGGTGGTCAACTTCTGTCGGGACACTGAGTTTGTGATGTCCATAGACGATGATGTTATGCTTGACGTTGTGACTCTTGTCCAGGATTTAGAAGCGCTACCAATGGAGCGTCAGTCGGACTTCTTCCTGGGGATGCCAAACACCTACCCACCAAACCGTAAGGTGTTCAGCAAATGGTACATCCCGAGAGAGTTGTACCCAGAGGATACCTACCCAGTGTCACCGTTTGGTCATGGATATGTAATGTCACAGGATGTGGTACAGAAGCTCTACGAAGCCTCCAAAGAATACCCTCCTATAGTTCCATTTGATGACGTCTACTGTGGAATGCTTTTGCAAAGGAAACACATCGACATTGTCAACAGACTAAACTTCTACAAAGAGCTTCATCCGAAGAGAAGATCCAAAGACTACATGATGCTCGAACTCTCAGAGGGGGCCATGAAACGAACTTGGGCATCCATGCGCTTCGGGACCCTATTCGAAAATCCCCAAAATTTCACATGTACCAATTCAGTATTGTTTTGGttgatattactattattactcataatcattattgtaaAGTATTTGCACCATGCCAGTATTGACCACCAGATAACTCCTTCGTAG